From Planctomycetota bacterium, the proteins below share one genomic window:
- a CDS encoding Dam family site-specific DNA-(adenine-N6)-methyltransferase: MGRPPKGLFEPARTAAPATPFLKWAGGKGQLLGQLTPLLPERFARYLEPFVGGGAMFFHLHSLGRLASGALLNDANAELMNCYRVVQDAALLPELIETLRRHAARVSEADYYYRLRAWDREPGFAERRGPVERAARTIFLNHACYNGLYRLNRRGQFNVPHGKWSRPPHVFDEANLWACHRALQGARMGSDLHSTLLRRMPTPGPIEV, from the coding sequence ATGGGAAGACCCCCAAAGGGCCTCTTCGAACCCGCCAGAACGGCGGCCCCCGCCACGCCCTTCCTGAAGTGGGCGGGCGGAAAGGGGCAGCTTCTGGGCCAACTGACGCCGCTGCTGCCCGAGCGCTTCGCGCGCTACCTCGAGCCCTTCGTCGGCGGCGGGGCAATGTTCTTCCACCTGCACAGCCTCGGCCGGCTCGCGAGCGGCGCCCTCCTCAACGACGCCAACGCCGAGCTGATGAACTGCTATCGCGTGGTCCAGGACGCCGCTCTGTTGCCCGAGCTGATCGAGACGCTCCGCCGACACGCCGCCCGCGTCTCCGAGGCCGACTACTACTATCGCCTCCGCGCGTGGGACCGCGAGCCGGGCTTCGCCGAGCGGCGCGGCCCGGTCGAGCGGGCGGCCCGCACGATCTTCCTCAACCACGCCTGCTACAACGGGCTCTACCGGCTGAACCGCCGCGGGCAGTTCAACGTGCCCCACGGCAAGTGGAGCCGCCCGCCCCACGTCTTCGACGAGGCGAACCTGTGGGCCTGCCACCGCGCGCTCCAGGGCGCAAGAATGGGTTCAGATCTACATTCTACTCTCTTGCGGCGCATGCCAACTCCCGGTCCCATTGAAGTGTAG
- a CDS encoding radical SAM protein, whose translation MPNAREAVDRLIAEVGVAAAGSQLGVAALLYTYRCTIACRHCCFACAGERPPVHMTTEQAVYHLRQLHELGRVIHIAGGEAMLFWDDLLAALEAAFAEGVQPHFIESNASFATDDALVRERYAALQANGVAGVLLSADPYHQAFVPPERFLRARRIAREVFGPQNVWTTEAPDDRVTDFAAIARDESRLRNHVRAHPPVLVGTAHRSLRPFLDPVPLGQLPPGRAWRVPHADPGCLAEFARETIWELHIDPYDNIQTNCGVVLGNARETRPFELLERGPENANFIARLLCDAGPIGLADFARREHGFAPPDHAVTKCDLCTTTRRFLRPHYPHILGPAEVYGE comes from the coding sequence ATGCCGAATGCTCGCGAGGCGGTGGATCGCCTCATCGCGGAAGTCGGCGTGGCCGCCGCCGGCAGCCAGCTCGGCGTGGCCGCGCTGCTCTACACCTATCGTTGCACCATCGCCTGCCGCCACTGCTGCTTCGCCTGCGCCGGCGAACGGCCCCCCGTGCACATGACCACGGAGCAAGCGGTCTATCATCTGCGCCAGCTCCACGAGCTGGGCCGCGTGATCCACATCGCCGGCGGCGAGGCGATGCTGTTCTGGGACGACCTGCTCGCCGCGCTCGAAGCCGCCTTTGCCGAGGGCGTGCAGCCCCACTTCATCGAATCCAACGCCTCGTTCGCCACCGACGATGCACTGGTCCGCGAGCGCTACGCAGCGCTCCAGGCCAATGGCGTGGCGGGCGTGCTCCTGAGCGCCGACCCCTATCACCAGGCCTTCGTGCCGCCCGAGCGATTCCTGCGCGCCCGCCGCATCGCCCGCGAAGTGTTCGGGCCGCAGAACGTGTGGACGACCGAGGCGCCCGACGATAGGGTGACGGACTTCGCCGCCATCGCGCGCGACGAGAGCCGGCTGCGGAACCACGTGCGCGCGCACCCGCCCGTGCTCGTGGGCACGGCCCATCGCAGCCTCCGCCCTTTCCTCGACCCCGTGCCGCTCGGCCAGCTCCCGCCCGGCCGCGCCTGGCGCGTGCCTCACGCCGACCCCGGCTGCCTCGCCGAGTTCGCCCGCGAGACCATCTGGGAACTGCACATTGACCCCTACGACAACATCCAGACCAACTGCGGGGTGGTCCTGGGCAATGCGCGCGAGACCCGCCCGTTCGAGCTGCTCGAGCGCGGGCCGGAGAACGCCAACTTCATCGCCAGGCTGCTGTGCGACGCCGGGCCAATCGGCCTCGCCGACTTCGCCCGCCGCGAGCACGGCTTCGCGCCGCCCGACCACGCCGTGACCAAGTGCGATCTGTGCACCACCACCCGCCGCTTCCTCCGCCCCCACTACCCCCACATCCTCGGCCCCGCCGAAGTGTATGGAGAGTGA
- a CDS encoding DNA adenine methylase, translating into MSATSSFTTYTGAEFRARDQERLAEAFRALDARGCRLLLSNSATPLIRRLYRGYPMTTLLAARAISSKATGRGRIEELAIRNY; encoded by the coding sequence TTGAGCGCCACCTCCTCGTTCACGACCTACACGGGCGCCGAGTTCCGCGCGCGCGACCAGGAGCGGCTGGCCGAGGCGTTCCGCGCGCTCGATGCCCGGGGCTGCCGCCTGCTCCTGAGCAATTCGGCCACGCCGCTCATCCGCCGCCTCTATCGCGGCTACCCGATGACCACCCTCCTTGCCGCCCGCGCCATCAGCTCGAAAGCCACCGGCCGCGGCAGGATTGAAGAACTCGCCATTCGGAACTATTGA
- a CDS encoding zinc ribbon domain-containing protein — translation MPIYEFHCDRCDAEFEQLFRSMESAPRATCPSCGGSRTHRKLSLFGMSTGGRRESAPEARPSGRSGCSSCVRSSCAGCRR, via the coding sequence ATGCCGATCTACGAGTTCCATTGCGACCGGTGCGATGCGGAGTTCGAGCAGCTCTTCCGCTCGATGGAGTCGGCGCCGCGGGCCACGTGCCCGAGCTGCGGGGGCTCGAGGACGCATCGCAAGCTGTCGCTCTTCGGGATGTCCACCGGCGGCCGCCGCGAGTCGGCCCCCGAGGCCCGCCCGAGCGGGCGCTCGGGCTGCTCGTCGTGCGTCCGCAGCTCTTGCGCGGGGTGCCGCCGATGA
- a CDS encoding DNA adenine methylase → MPAVTRPTTALPRNGGPSISLLADKAIATPFLKWAGGKGRLIEKLEPLFPGRIGRYFEPFVGSGAVFFHLRNLGRLKRNVVLNDLNPELMNCYRVLQSQQDVGELVALLREYSSRAMEPEFYYRLRALDRCPAFLRENTPVQRAARTIFLNHTCYNGLYRVNSSGWFNVPYSRPTRLPHVFREDNLWACHSALQCANLMEGSFDACLAAARPGDFVYLDPPYDPPSPTSSFTTYNGGGFHESDQRHLASVFRELDKIGCQLMLSNSATAFIEMLYKGFRKERIAAFRAIGSRAHTRRIVEELVVTNY, encoded by the coding sequence ATGCCCGCCGTCACGAGGCCAACGACTGCACTGCCCCGAAACGGAGGCCCATCGATCTCTCTTCTCGCAGACAAGGCGATAGCCACGCCATTTCTCAAGTGGGCGGGGGGCAAAGGTAGGCTTATCGAGAAGCTTGAGCCGCTCTTTCCCGGACGCATAGGGCGGTACTTCGAGCCGTTTGTCGGAAGCGGGGCCGTCTTCTTCCATCTCAGGAATCTGGGTCGACTCAAGCGGAACGTGGTTCTCAATGACCTCAACCCCGAGTTGATGAACTGTTACCGGGTGCTCCAGAGCCAGCAAGACGTTGGGGAGTTGGTCGCCCTGTTGCGGGAGTACTCTAGCCGAGCGATGGAGCCCGAATTCTACTACAGACTACGCGCCTTGGACCGCTGTCCTGCCTTCCTGCGAGAGAACACCCCCGTACAGCGCGCCGCGAGAACAATCTTCCTGAATCACACCTGCTACAACGGCCTCTACAGAGTAAACAGCAGTGGGTGGTTCAATGTACCGTATAGCAGGCCGACCCGGCTACCGCATGTGTTCCGTGAGGATAATCTCTGGGCGTGCCATAGCGCCCTACAGTGTGCCAACCTCATGGAGGGCAGCTTCGATGCTTGCCTTGCTGCTGCTCGGCCAGGCGATTTCGTCTACCTGGATCCCCCCTATGATCCCCCGAGCCCAACGTCCTCCTTCACGACCTACAACGGTGGGGGATTTCACGAGAGTGATCAGAGGCACTTAGCAAGTGTTTTCCGGGAGCTTGATAAAATAGGTTGCCAGTTGATGTTGAGCAACTCGGCAACAGCGTTCATAGAGATGCTCTACAAAGGCTTTCGCAAGGAACGAATCGCCGCCTTCCGGGCCATCGGCAGCAGAGCCCACACTAGGAGAATAGTTGAGGAACTGGTGGTCACAAACTACTGA
- a CDS encoding DUF362 domain-containing protein codes for MDEHHGLNRREFLAVGAGAVAALAARPGLAAPDPRIVVARGAAKMPADEGAYTRLKAALDKLGGFKELVSGKKALLKINGTDKSFQDANTSAAMTAAVIRACKENGAKTVKVIGQEWDGYDCKRADGPTLREVIKAAGAELEELIHWWLPTKQYENKVPTTGGWKELWVAKEIFEPDAVLLNIPRLKTHAFTIYTGCVKNCIGLTWHMYAHHCTNDRDPKAGASDQHPARIKGWEMFPGKLAGAYHEVYRKAVKLNILDAGEMVYGWGGPKPERIRPVAANAVIVGTDALAVDAYGCQLLHEQEPKLIPTALADWTQGDSIYVKSNATKGNYLAECQKLGAGQGDLAKIKIDEVKID; via the coding sequence ATGGACGAGCACCATGGACTGAATCGGCGCGAGTTCCTGGCAGTCGGGGCAGGGGCCGTGGCCGCGCTGGCCGCGCGGCCGGGCCTGGCCGCGCCCGACCCCCGCATCGTGGTCGCCCGCGGCGCGGCCAAGATGCCCGCCGACGAAGGGGCCTACACCCGCCTCAAAGCCGCCCTCGACAAGCTCGGCGGCTTCAAGGAGCTGGTGAGCGGCAAGAAGGCCCTCCTCAAGATCAACGGCACCGACAAGAGCTTCCAGGACGCCAACACCTCCGCCGCCATGACCGCCGCCGTCATCCGCGCCTGCAAGGAGAACGGCGCGAAGACGGTGAAGGTCATCGGCCAGGAGTGGGACGGCTACGACTGCAAGCGCGCCGACGGCCCGACGCTGCGCGAGGTGATCAAGGCCGCGGGCGCCGAACTCGAGGAACTCATCCATTGGTGGCTCCCCACCAAGCAATACGAGAACAAGGTGCCCACCACGGGCGGCTGGAAGGAGCTGTGGGTGGCCAAGGAAATCTTCGAGCCCGACGCCGTGCTCCTCAACATCCCCCGCCTCAAGACCCACGCCTTCACCATCTACACGGGCTGCGTGAAGAACTGCATCGGCCTCACGTGGCACATGTATGCCCACCACTGCACCAACGACCGCGACCCCAAGGCGGGCGCCAGCGACCAGCACCCCGCGCGCATCAAGGGCTGGGAAATGTTCCCCGGCAAGCTCGCGGGCGCCTACCACGAGGTCTACCGCAAGGCCGTGAAGCTCAACATCCTCGACGCGGGCGAGATGGTCTACGGCTGGGGCGGCCCCAAGCCCGAGCGCATCCGCCCCGTCGCCGCCAACGCCGTCATCGTGGGCACCGATGCCCTGGCCGTGGACGCCTATGGCTGCCAACTCCTCCACGAGCAGGAGCCCAAGCTCATCCCCACCGCGCTCGCCGACTGGACGCAGGGCGACAGCATCTACGTGAAGTCCAACGCCACCAAGGGCAACTACCTGGCCGAATGCCAGAAGCTCGGCGCCGGCCAGGGCGACCTCGCGAAGATCAAGATTGACGAGGTGAAGATTGACTAG
- a CDS encoding glycerol-3-phosphate dehydrogenase/oxidase, translated as MNSLNRRAALEQIRQDPAVPVLILGGGVNGAGLFRELALQGVDCLLVDKADFVSGASSKSSRMIHGGLRYLENREFRLVRESLLERNRLLDNAPHYVTPLKTTIPLFSRFGGLLRSALIFLGFDVRPGDRGALLVKLGLTFYDFVTRKHRRTPRHFFTSRAATLRELPGLIPSLVCAAHYWDAQVSEAERLCIELLRDAGAAHPRCHALNYVRPERAEGGAVVLRDEVGGGTFAVRPQVVVNATGAWVDLTNAALGAPTRFMGGTKGSHLVVANRPLYDALGDRMVYYEHTDGRVCIVFRFLDKVLMGSTDIRVDDPDAARCEEGEIAYMLGTLRRVFPGIEIRRDEIAYVFCGVRPLPASGKGVTAIISRGHSLRVLEPDAARPFPLYCLIGGKWTTFRAFAEQVADRLLAHLGRPRQCATDRTPIGGGRGFPATDAEREAWVRRVSAERSVCPARVAMLLHRYGTDAEAYLAGADARAETPLETLPDYSVGEIERIARDEAVVHLTDLVVRRSTIALRGRATPDVLHELAGILAPVLGWDVARQTQEIRLARDEVAVPDEE; from the coding sequence ATGAACAGCCTCAACCGTCGGGCCGCCCTCGAACAGATCAGGCAAGACCCTGCCGTGCCGGTCCTTATCCTCGGCGGCGGGGTGAACGGCGCTGGCCTCTTCCGCGAGCTGGCGCTTCAGGGGGTGGACTGCCTGCTGGTGGACAAGGCGGACTTCGTCTCGGGGGCCAGCTCGAAGTCGTCGCGGATGATCCACGGGGGGCTGCGCTACCTCGAGAACCGCGAGTTCCGCCTCGTGCGCGAGTCGCTCCTCGAGCGCAACCGCCTGCTCGACAACGCCCCGCACTACGTCACGCCGCTGAAGACCACGATTCCGCTCTTCTCGCGGTTCGGCGGCCTGCTGCGCTCGGCGCTCATCTTCCTGGGGTTCGATGTGCGGCCCGGCGACCGCGGGGCGCTCCTCGTCAAGCTGGGCCTGACGTTCTACGACTTCGTGACCCGCAAGCACCGGCGCACGCCGCGCCACTTCTTCACCTCGCGGGCCGCCACGCTGCGCGAGCTGCCCGGCCTCATCCCCAGCCTGGTGTGCGCGGCCCACTACTGGGACGCGCAAGTCTCGGAGGCCGAGCGCCTGTGCATCGAGCTGCTCCGCGACGCGGGGGCCGCCCACCCGCGCTGCCACGCGCTCAACTACGTGCGGCCCGAGCGGGCCGAAGGCGGCGCCGTGGTGCTCCGCGACGAGGTGGGCGGCGGCACGTTCGCCGTGCGCCCACAAGTCGTCGTCAACGCCACGGGCGCGTGGGTGGACCTCACCAACGCGGCCCTCGGCGCGCCCACGCGCTTCATGGGCGGCACCAAGGGCTCGCACCTGGTCGTCGCCAACCGCCCGCTCTACGACGCCCTGGGCGACCGCATGGTCTACTACGAGCACACCGACGGCCGCGTGTGCATCGTCTTCCGCTTCCTGGACAAGGTGCTGATGGGCTCGACGGACATTCGGGTGGACGACCCCGACGCGGCCCGCTGCGAGGAGGGCGAGATCGCCTACATGCTCGGCACGCTGCGGCGCGTGTTCCCCGGCATCGAGATCCGCCGCGACGAGATCGCCTACGTCTTCTGCGGCGTGCGGCCGCTGCCGGCCAGCGGCAAGGGCGTCACCGCCATCATCTCGCGCGGCCACAGCCTCCGGGTGCTGGAGCCCGATGCCGCGCGGCCCTTCCCTCTCTACTGCCTCATCGGCGGCAAGTGGACAACGTTCCGCGCCTTCGCCGAGCAGGTGGCCGACCGCCTGCTCGCCCACCTCGGCCGTCCGCGCCAATGCGCCACCGACCGCACGCCCATCGGCGGCGGCCGAGGCTTCCCCGCCACCGACGCCGAGCGCGAGGCGTGGGTCCGCCGTGTCTCAGCGGAACGGAGCGTGTGCCCCGCCCGCGTGGCGATGCTGCTCCACCGCTACGGCACCGACGCCGAGGCCTATCTCGCGGGGGCCGACGCCCGCGCCGAAACTCCGCTGGAGACGCTGCCCGACTACTCGGTGGGCGAGATCGAGCGCATCGCGCGCGACGAGGCGGTGGTGCACCTCACCGACCTCGTGGTGCGCCGCAGCACCATCGCCCTCCGCGGCCGCGCCACGCCCGACGTCCTGCACGAACTCGCCGGAATCCTCGCCCCCGTGCTCGGCTGGGACGTGGCCCGCCAGACCCAGGAAATCCGCCTCGCGCGCGACGAAGTCGCCGTGCCGGATGAGGAATGA
- a CDS encoding DUF3800 domain-containing protein, whose amino-acid sequence MSKFLVFADESGTSAGSPCYAIGALIVPWEVQNAFVLAFEVLRQRHGVAHELKWTRVGSSHGAINFVLDWMGIIQQTDLTFGMIVVHKGHYRLWSRPGADREEAFYKTYTLLMKDLARRRRGEFEVYIDQRADRYAKHDEVVEKVTNYMLAKVRARAKIMQVMKSDSRLMPGIQIADVLTGAINASHREFLTESALLGKGKRLLVNRLAMMLGWDALWYDTMPNARFNIWHFPTEFRGTPDTRAVRFGRDVPYIRPQDLTEE is encoded by the coding sequence ATGAGCAAGTTCCTTGTATTTGCAGACGAAAGTGGGACATCAGCGGGAAGCCCATGCTACGCGATCGGTGCGCTCATCGTCCCATGGGAAGTCCAGAACGCCTTTGTGCTGGCCTTCGAGGTCCTCCGACAGCGACACGGAGTTGCTCATGAGCTCAAGTGGACTCGAGTCGGGTCAAGCCACGGGGCGATCAACTTCGTCCTCGATTGGATGGGCATTATCCAGCAGACGGATCTGACCTTCGGCATGATTGTGGTTCATAAAGGCCACTACCGACTATGGAGCCGCCCTGGGGCGGACAGGGAGGAGGCGTTCTACAAGACGTACACCCTGCTGATGAAGGACTTGGCGCGGAGGCGCCGGGGCGAGTTTGAGGTTTACATCGACCAGCGCGCCGATAGGTACGCCAAACACGACGAGGTGGTGGAGAAGGTCACGAACTACATGTTGGCCAAGGTCAGAGCTCGCGCCAAGATCATGCAGGTCATGAAATCTGACTCACGCCTCATGCCGGGCATCCAGATTGCCGATGTGCTGACTGGAGCCATCAATGCGAGCCATCGCGAGTTCCTGACGGAATCCGCTCTACTTGGCAAGGGCAAGCGGCTTCTTGTCAATCGACTCGCCATGATGCTCGGGTGGGATGCGCTCTGGTACGATACGATGCCCAACGCGCGCTTCAATATCTGGCACTTCCCAACAGAGTTCAGGGGGACTCCGGACACCCGGGCTGTCCGCTTTGGCCGGGATGTCCCGTACATCCGGCCACAGGATCTGACAGAGGAGTGA
- a CDS encoding HIT domain-containing protein gives MSHASGQPSRPPFDLIWAPWRMDYILGPRTDGCFLCAAAASGEDERDLVLERRARCFSIFNRYPYNNGHLLVAPTAHKGDLAALSDEELVDVVRLTRDTQQLLARAMAPHGFNIGVNLGACAGAGLPGHLHVHVVPRWNGDTNFMPVLGGTKVIVQSLEALYRVLREQLAAQAGG, from the coding sequence ATGAGCCACGCCAGCGGCCAGCCGTCGCGTCCGCCCTTCGACCTCATCTGGGCGCCGTGGCGGATGGACTATATTCTGGGGCCGCGGACCGATGGCTGCTTCCTGTGCGCGGCGGCGGCCTCGGGCGAGGACGAACGCGACCTGGTGCTCGAGCGCCGCGCGCGCTGCTTTTCGATCTTCAACCGCTACCCCTACAACAACGGGCACCTGCTGGTGGCGCCCACGGCCCACAAGGGCGACCTGGCGGCGCTGAGCGACGAGGAGCTGGTGGACGTGGTGCGCCTGACGCGCGACACGCAGCAGCTCCTGGCCCGCGCGATGGCGCCGCACGGCTTCAACATCGGGGTCAACCTCGGCGCCTGCGCGGGGGCCGGCCTGCCCGGCCACCTGCACGTGCACGTCGTGCCGCGCTGGAACGGCGACACAAACTTCATGCCCGTGCTCGGGGGCACCAAGGTGATCGTGCAGTCGCTCGAGGCCCTCTATCGGGTGCTGCGCGAGCAGTTGGCCGCGCAGGCAGGAGGCTAG